In the Lepisosteus oculatus isolate fLepOcu1 chromosome 6, fLepOcu1.hap2, whole genome shotgun sequence genome, one interval contains:
- the LOC102690414 gene encoding lactose-binding lectin l-2-like, with translation MYRRVTMIRLSASALLYIVLGLSGDSVSGRLNNDKEGVVCQVLCPPGWVNFEKRCFQYIRQEKTWVDAELDCISKGGNLASVHSEEEHQFLKQQISSKEIPMWLGGTDCYKEGTWFWSDGAQWNWVKWNTGEPNNAGIENCIHLNYDQEGWNDISCNNQYPYICARTP, from the exons ATGTACAG GAGAGTCACCATGATCCGTCTTTCTGCATCAGCTCTGCTCTACATTGTCCTCGGGCTCAGTGGGGATTCAG tctCTGGTAGATTAAATAATGATAAAGAGGGTGTGGTGTGCCAGGTCCTCTGTCCTCCAGGCTGGGTGAACTTCGAAAAACGCTGCTTCCAATACATTCGACAAGAAAAGACATGGGTTGATGCTGAG CTGGACTGTATCTCAAAGGGAGGAAACCTGGCCTCAGTGCACAGTGAAGAGGAGCATCAATTTCTGAAGCAGCAAATCTCATCTAAAGAAATTCCTATGTGGCTGGGAGGTACCGACTGTTATAAG GAGGGCACATGGTTCTGGAGTGATGGAGCACAATGGAACTGGGTCAAGTGGAATACTGGCGAGCCCAACAACGCTGGAATAGAAAACTGTATACACCTTAATTATG ATCAAGAAGGCTGGAATGACATCTCTTGCAACAATCAATATCCTTACATTTGTGCCCGGACACCTTAG